From Mycobacterium lacus, one genomic window encodes:
- the mutA gene encoding methylmalonyl-CoA mutase small subunit, with translation MSIDVPELADLEQVRGRWRSAVAGVLSKSTRSGPAESLAGQPERRLDTPTYEGFAIRALYTAFDELPEPPLPGEWPYVRGGDGLRDVHSGWKVAEAFPGPGASDDTNAAVLAALSDGVSALLVRVGESGVAPDQLEGVLAGVHLNLAPVILDAGADYPDACDVMLAMLAQLDPDQRTTVSIDLGADPLTAPLSDRPAPSIEQVVAVASRGAGHRGVRAITVDGPAFHNLGANATWELAASIAVAVTYLRLLTESGLPVGQALRQISFRLAADDDQFMTLAKMRAMRQLWARVADVAGDPEGGAATLHAETSLPMMTQRDPWVNMLRSTVAAFGAGVGGADTVLVFPFDVAIPGGFPGMATNFARRIARNTQLLLLEESHVGRVLDPAGGSWFVEDLTEQLAQRSWQYFQAIEARAAHGGFVDARDYIAGQIAEVAARRIDDIAHRRTAITGVNEYPDLAEPPLRHSDSGCPVRRYAAQFEALRDRSDAYLARTGSRPRALLLPLGPLAEHNIRATFAANLLASGGIAAINPGPVDVTGVAQAISQAGSPAVVVICGTDKRYHDEGPDIVAAARSAGVSRVYLVGPEKALGKPKGPAHRPDEFLTAKINAVQALSNLLTRLGA, from the coding sequence GTGTCCATTGATGTACCCGAGCTCGCCGACCTAGAACAGGTTCGGGGGCGCTGGCGCAGTGCGGTCGCCGGCGTGCTGTCCAAGAGCACGCGGAGTGGTCCCGCCGAATCATTGGCCGGCCAACCCGAGCGGCGGCTGGATACCCCCACGTATGAGGGGTTCGCCATCCGCGCGCTCTACACCGCGTTCGACGAGCTGCCGGAGCCGCCGCTGCCGGGCGAGTGGCCCTATGTGCGTGGCGGTGACGGTTTGCGTGACGTGCATTCCGGCTGGAAGGTTGCCGAGGCGTTTCCCGGGCCCGGCGCGTCGGATGACACGAACGCGGCCGTCCTGGCCGCGCTGAGCGACGGGGTCAGCGCGCTGCTGGTCCGGGTGGGGGAGTCGGGTGTGGCGCCGGACCAGCTCGAGGGGGTGCTCGCGGGCGTCCACTTGAACCTGGCGCCGGTAATCCTCGATGCGGGTGCCGACTACCCGGACGCGTGCGACGTCATGCTGGCGATGCTGGCCCAGCTGGATCCCGACCAGCGCACCACGGTGTCGATCGACCTGGGTGCCGACCCGCTGACCGCGCCGCTGAGCGACCGTCCCGCCCCGTCGATCGAACAAGTCGTCGCGGTCGCCTCGCGGGGGGCCGGCCACCGGGGGGTGCGCGCGATCACCGTCGACGGGCCCGCCTTCCACAACCTCGGCGCCAACGCGACGTGGGAGCTCGCGGCCAGTATCGCCGTCGCGGTGACCTACCTTCGCCTGCTCACCGAATCCGGGCTCCCGGTCGGCCAGGCCCTGCGCCAGATCAGCTTCCGGCTCGCCGCCGATGACGACCAGTTCATGACGCTCGCCAAGATGCGGGCCATGCGCCAGCTGTGGGCGCGGGTCGCCGACGTCGCGGGCGACCCGGAGGGCGGCGCGGCCACCTTGCACGCGGAGACGTCGCTGCCGATGATGACCCAGCGCGACCCGTGGGTGAACATGTTGCGCAGCACGGTGGCCGCCTTCGGCGCGGGCGTCGGCGGCGCCGACACGGTGCTGGTGTTCCCCTTCGACGTGGCAATCCCCGGTGGCTTTCCCGGCATGGCGACCAACTTCGCGCGCCGGATCGCCCGCAACACCCAGCTGCTGCTCTTGGAGGAGTCGCACGTCGGGCGGGTATTGGATCCCGCTGGGGGATCGTGGTTTGTCGAGGACCTCACCGAACAGCTGGCGCAGCGGTCATGGCAGTATTTCCAGGCCATCGAAGCGCGGGCGGCTCACGGCGGATTCGTCGATGCCCGCGACTACATTGCCGGCCAGATCGCCGAGGTTGCGGCGCGCCGCATCGACGACATCGCGCATCGGCGCACCGCGATCACCGGCGTCAACGAATATCCGGATCTTGCCGAACCCCCCCTGCGGCACAGTGATTCGGGATGCCCAGTGCGACGCTACGCGGCGCAATTCGAAGCGCTGCGCGATCGCTCGGACGCCTATCTAGCTCGCACCGGTTCGCGCCCGCGGGCGCTGTTGCTGCCGTTGGGCCCGCTGGCCGAGCACAATATCCGGGCGACGTTCGCGGCAAACCTGCTGGCGTCGGGCGGCATAGCGGCGATTAACCCCGGACCCGTCGACGTCACCGGTGTCGCACAAGCTATTTCCCAAGCGGGGTCGCCGGCTGTTGTGGTGATTTGCGGCACCGACAAGCGCTACCACGACGAGGGCCCCGACATTGTGGCGGCGGCCCGAAGCGCGGGGGTATCACGGGTTTACCTGGTGGGGCCCGAGAAAGCGCTGGGGAAGCCAAAAGGGCCCGCGCACCGGCCCGACGAGTTTCTCACCGCGAAAATCAATGCGGTCCAAGCCCTTTCGAATCTGCTCACCCGGTTGGGAGCCTAG
- the scpA gene encoding methylmalonyl-CoA mutase yields MTTPTRAIGSFADIPLRGDRAVQPASAAAVDKHVAAAASAHGYTPDQLQWHTPEGIEVKPVYIGADRRAAAADGYPLNSFPGEPPYLRGPYPTMYVNQPWTIRQYAGFSTAADSNAFYRRNLAAGQKGLSVAFDLATHRGYDSDHPRVQGDVGMAGVAIDSILDMRQLFDGIDLSAVSVSMTMNGAVLPILALYVVAAEEQGVPPEKLAGTIQNDILKEFMVRNTYIYPPKPSMRIISDIFAYTSARMPKFNSISISGYHIQEAGATADLELAYTLADGVDYIKAGLDAGLDIDTFAPRLSFFWGIGMNFFMEVAKLRAGRLLWSELVAQFAPKNAKSLSLRTHSQTSGWSLTAQDPFNNVARTCIEAMAATQGHTQSLHTNALDEALALPTDFSARIARNTQLLLQQESGTTRPIDPWGGSYYVEWLTHQLAQRARAHIREVAEHGGMAQAISDGIPKLRIEEAAARTQARIDSGQQPVIGVNKYQVDEDHEIEVLKVENSRVRAEQLAKLRELRASRDQAAVDAALAELSRAAAAPGLGNNLLALAIDAARAKATVGEISDALEKVYGRHQAEIRTIAGVYRDEVKGGGNIAPLSQATQLVEKFAEADGRRPRILIAKMGQDGHDRGQKVIATAFADIGFDVDVGSLFSTPEEVARQAADNDVHVIGVSSLAAGHLTLVPALRDALAEVGRPDIMIVVGGVIPPGDFDELYAAGATAIYPPGTVIADAAIGLLHKLAERLGYSLD; encoded by the coding sequence ATGACGACCCCCACACGTGCTATCGGTAGCTTCGCCGATATCCCGCTGCGCGGCGACCGGGCCGTGCAGCCGGCTTCGGCAGCCGCGGTGGACAAGCACGTCGCGGCCGCCGCGTCGGCACACGGGTACACGCCCGATCAGCTGCAGTGGCACACGCCGGAAGGTATCGAGGTCAAACCGGTTTACATTGGCGCCGATCGCCGCGCCGCAGCAGCCGACGGTTACCCACTGAACAGCTTCCCCGGCGAGCCGCCGTATCTGCGCGGCCCCTACCCGACGATGTATGTCAACCAGCCGTGGACCATCCGCCAATACGCCGGGTTCTCCACCGCCGCGGATTCCAATGCGTTTTACCGCCGCAACCTGGCCGCCGGTCAGAAGGGCCTGTCCGTTGCCTTCGACCTGGCCACCCACCGCGGCTACGACTCCGACCACCCCCGGGTTCAGGGTGACGTCGGAATGGCCGGCGTGGCAATCGATTCCATCCTCGACATGCGGCAGTTGTTCGACGGGATCGACCTATCGGCGGTCAGCGTGTCGATGACGATGAACGGCGCCGTGCTGCCGATCCTGGCGCTGTACGTCGTGGCCGCCGAAGAGCAGGGCGTGCCGCCGGAGAAGTTGGCCGGCACCATCCAGAACGACATCCTCAAAGAATTCATGGTCCGCAACACCTACATCTATCCGCCGAAGCCGTCGATGCGGATCATCTCCGACATCTTCGCCTACACCAGCGCCAGGATGCCGAAGTTCAACTCCATTTCGATCTCCGGCTACCACATCCAAGAAGCGGGTGCCACAGCGGATTTGGAGCTGGCGTACACCCTCGCCGACGGCGTCGACTACATCAAGGCCGGCCTGGACGCCGGCTTGGACATCGACACGTTCGCGCCCCGGCTGTCCTTCTTCTGGGGCATCGGGATGAACTTCTTCATGGAGGTGGCCAAGCTGCGGGCCGGCCGGCTGCTGTGGAGCGAGCTGGTCGCACAGTTTGCACCCAAGAACGCCAAATCCCTGTCGTTGCGCACCCACTCGCAGACGTCGGGGTGGTCGCTCACCGCCCAGGACCCTTTCAACAATGTCGCCCGGACCTGCATCGAGGCCATGGCCGCGACCCAGGGCCACACCCAGTCGCTGCACACCAACGCGTTGGACGAGGCGCTGGCATTGCCCACCGACTTCTCGGCGCGGATCGCCCGCAACACCCAGTTGCTGTTGCAGCAGGAGTCGGGCACCACTAGGCCGATCGACCCCTGGGGGGGCTCCTACTACGTGGAGTGGCTGACCCATCAACTGGCGCAACGGGCCCGGGCACACATCCGCGAGGTCGCCGAGCACGGTGGCATGGCCCAGGCCATCAGCGACGGCATCCCGAAGCTGCGCATCGAGGAAGCGGCCGCGCGCACCCAGGCCCGTATCGACTCCGGCCAGCAGCCGGTGATCGGGGTCAACAAGTACCAGGTCGACGAGGACCACGAGATCGAGGTCCTCAAGGTCGAGAACAGCCGCGTGCGCGCCGAGCAGCTGGCCAAATTGCGAGAGCTGCGGGCAAGCCGGGATCAGGCGGCGGTCGACGCCGCGTTGGCCGAGCTGTCTCGTGCCGCCGCCGCACCTGGACTGGGCAACAACCTGCTTGCCTTGGCCATCGACGCGGCCAGGGCCAAAGCCACCGTCGGCGAGATCTCCGACGCCTTGGAGAAGGTCTATGGGCGCCACCAGGCCGAGATCCGTACTATCGCCGGGGTCTACCGTGACGAAGTCAAAGGAGGCGGAAACATCGCCCCCCTTTCTCAAGCCACCCAGCTCGTGGAGAAGTTTGCCGAGGCCGACGGCCGCCGGCCGCGCATCCTGATTGCCAAGATGGGACAGGACGGCCACGACCGCGGTCAGAAGGTGATCGCGACGGCGTTCGCCGACATCGGGTTCGACGTCGACGTCGGATCGCTGTTCTCCACGCCCGAGGAGGTGGCGCGTCAGGCCGCCGACAACGACGTGCACGTGATCGGGGTGTCTTCGCTTGCCGCCGGTCACCTCACGCTGGTGCCGGCGCTGCGCGACGCGCTGGCCGAGGTGGGCAGGCCCGACATCATGATCGTCGTCGGTGGGGTGATCCCACCCGGTGACTTCGACGAGCTGTACGCCGCCGGGGCCACCGCCATCTATCCGCCCGGTACTGTGATCGCCGACGCCGCAATCGGCTTGCTGCACAAGCTCGCCGAGCGGCTGGGATACTCACTGGATTGA
- the meaB gene encoding methylmalonyl Co-A mutase-associated GTPase MeaB, which yields MTSENNDTVEELAAAVRRGDRAALPRAITLLESTRADHRERAQRLLLKLLPESGNAVRVGITGVPGVGKSTTIEALGVYLIERGHRVAVLAVDPSSTRTGGSILGDKTRMARLAVHPDAYIRPSPTSGTLGGVAKATREAIVLLEAAGFDVVLIETVGVGQSEVAVANMVDTFVLLTLARSGDQLQGIKKGVLELADIVVVNKADGEHVADARLAARDLSAAIRLIHPRETLWRPPVLTMSAVEGTGLTQVWDAVERHRQALTEAGEFETRRRDQQVDWTWQMVRDTVLDRVLSNPAVRKIRADVERQVRAGELTPAMAAQQILDVAST from the coding sequence ATGACATCCGAAAACAACGACACGGTCGAGGAATTGGCCGCGGCCGTGCGCCGCGGGGACCGCGCGGCACTGCCGCGGGCCATCACCCTGCTGGAATCCACCCGCGCCGACCATCGTGAGCGGGCTCAGCGCTTGCTGCTGAAATTGCTCCCGGAATCCGGGAACGCCGTTCGGGTAGGCATTACCGGGGTTCCCGGGGTGGGCAAGTCCACCACCATCGAGGCGCTCGGCGTCTACCTGATCGAGCGGGGGCATCGGGTGGCGGTGCTCGCGGTCGACCCGTCGTCGACGCGCACCGGCGGATCGATTCTCGGTGACAAGACCCGGATGGCGCGCCTGGCAGTGCATCCGGATGCCTACATCCGGCCGTCGCCGACGTCGGGCACGCTGGGCGGGGTGGCAAAGGCCACCCGGGAAGCGATTGTCCTGTTGGAGGCCGCGGGATTCGACGTGGTCCTGATCGAGACCGTGGGCGTCGGCCAGTCCGAAGTGGCGGTGGCCAACATGGTCGACACCTTCGTCTTGCTGACCCTGGCGCGTTCCGGTGATCAGTTGCAGGGCATCAAGAAAGGCGTGCTGGAGCTGGCCGACATCGTAGTGGTCAACAAGGCCGACGGGGAGCACGTGGCTGATGCACGGTTGGCCGCACGGGACCTGTCGGCGGCGATCAGGCTGATCCACCCGCGCGAAACACTATGGCGACCACCCGTTCTGACCATGAGCGCGGTGGAGGGGACCGGTCTGACGCAAGTGTGGGACGCGGTCGAACGCCATCGTCAGGCGCTGACCGAAGCTGGAGAGTTCGAAACCCGTCGGCGCGATCAGCAAGTCGACTGGACCTGGCAGATGGTCCGCGACACGGTGCTGGACCGGGTGCTGTCAAACCCCGCGGTGCGCAAGATCCGCGCCGACGTGGAGCGCCAGGTCCGGGCGGGGGAGTTAACCCCCGCTATGGCGGCCCAGCAAATACTGGACGTCGCGTCGACCTAA
- the lipL gene encoding esterase/beta-lactamase LipL yields MKVDTRVDRRAVPPHDDPDAGRRMSGAADSHFGCVVRFFASMFPARRFGGGALAVYLDGQPVVDLWTGWSDRRGEVPWSADTAPMVFSATKGMASTVIHRLVDRGLIDYDVPVAHYWPEFGANGKSDLTVREVMRHRAGLSGLRGAKWEDLLDHVLMEDRLAAASPGRLLGKPAYHALTYGWLLSGLARAVTGKDMRVLFREELAEPLRTDGFHLGRPPAGSPTRVAEIIMPQNIVGNPIINCVAHRVAHQLSGGYRSMYFPGMMAAVQGDIPLLDAEIPAANGVVTARALARMYGAIANGGQIDGTQFLSPELVAGLTGRRDLRPDRNLLVPLAFHLGYHSVPFGNVMPGFGHAGMGGSVGWTDPATGVAFALVHNRLLTPFVLTDHAGFAALYALIRRAAAKARKRGFEPVAEFGSPFREPGAVAG; encoded by the coding sequence GTGAAGGTAGACACCCGAGTCGATCGCCGCGCGGTCCCTCCCCACGATGACCCCGACGCGGGTCGTCGTATGTCCGGCGCGGCGGACTCACACTTTGGTTGCGTCGTTCGCTTCTTCGCCAGCATGTTCCCCGCGCGCCGATTCGGTGGTGGGGCGTTGGCGGTGTATCTCGACGGTCAGCCCGTCGTCGACCTATGGACCGGCTGGTCGGACCGCCGCGGGGAGGTGCCGTGGTCGGCGGACACCGCGCCCATGGTCTTCTCGGCGACCAAGGGAATGGCCTCCACCGTCATCCACCGGCTCGTCGACCGGGGGCTGATCGACTACGACGTTCCGGTTGCGCACTACTGGCCGGAGTTCGGTGCCAACGGCAAGTCGGACCTCACCGTCCGCGAGGTGATGAGGCACCGGGCCGGCTTGTCGGGCTTGCGCGGCGCCAAATGGGAAGACTTGCTGGATCACGTCCTCATGGAGGATCGGCTGGCGGCGGCGTCGCCGGGACGCCTGCTGGGCAAACCGGCCTACCACGCCCTGACCTACGGTTGGCTGTTGTCGGGGCTCGCCAGGGCCGTCACCGGAAAGGACATGCGCGTCCTGTTCCGCGAAGAACTCGCCGAGCCGCTGCGCACCGACGGCTTCCACCTGGGCCGGCCACCGGCCGGATCGCCGACGCGGGTCGCCGAGATCATCATGCCGCAGAACATCGTTGGCAATCCGATCATCAACTGTGTGGCACACCGGGTCGCCCATCAGCTGTCCGGCGGATACCGCTCCATGTACTTCCCGGGCATGATGGCCGCGGTCCAGGGTGATATTCCGTTGCTGGACGCCGAGATTCCGGCCGCTAACGGGGTGGTGACGGCTCGTGCGCTCGCACGGATGTACGGAGCGATTGCCAACGGTGGCCAGATCGACGGCACCCAATTCCTGTCACCTGAGCTGGTCGCGGGTCTGACCGGCCGGCGAGACCTCCGGCCGGATCGGAACCTCTTGGTGCCGTTGGCATTCCACCTGGGCTACCACAGTGTGCCCTTCGGGAACGTGATGCCGGGCTTCGGTCATGCCGGGATGGGCGGGTCGGTCGGGTGGACCGACCCCGCGACGGGGGTGGCGTTTGCGTTGGTGCACAACCGGTTGCTGACACCGTTCGTGTTGACCGACCACGCCGGGTTCGCCGCACTCTACGCCCTGATCCGCAGGGCCGCCGCGAAAGCCCGCAAGCGCGGCTTCGAGCCGGTGGCCGAGTTCGGGTCGCCGTTCCGCGAGCCCGGAGCCGTCGCGGGCTGA
- a CDS encoding dodecin — MSNHTYRVIEIVGTSPDGVDAAIRGGLARAAQTMRGLDWFEVGSIRGHLVDGAIGHVQVTMKVGFRLEDS, encoded by the coding sequence ATGAGCAATCACACCTACCGCGTGATCGAGATCGTCGGAACCTCACCCGACGGAGTGGACGCGGCAATCCGCGGCGGCCTGGCCCGAGCGGCGCAGACAATGCGCGGCCTGGACTGGTTCGAGGTGGGCTCGATTCGCGGCCACCTGGTGGATGGAGCTATCGGCCATGTCCAGGTGACGATGAAGGTCGGCTTCCGCCTGGAAGACTCGTAG
- a CDS encoding PE family protein — translation MSFVIATPETVAAAAADLVNIGSAIDDANAAAAALTTELVPAAKDEISAAIARLFGAYAQEYQALGVQAAAFHGQLVQALNAGAGAYAAAEAANASLLQTAQQDVLNAVNAPTRALLGRPLIGDGANGTTVNGVGQPGGAGGILYGNGGNGGNSTNVGVAGGNGGAAGLFGNGGTGGTGGPGGNGGLGGNAGLFGIGGAGGTGGAGTAAAPPGTGGPGGLGGLIYGTGGAGGTGGAALDGSIGYGGPGGLGGNARFFGAGGAGGAGGVNTANPLGVGGPGGTGGNGGILYGDGGAGGNGGAGAQGAGPGGGGGAAVGTFGGSPGANGGGGTGTVSAPASGGGPIALIMGGTGLDGGTLRSGLPTPAFFDGVVSRFINPLYGPINSIGLATPEQSAPNTGLFDLSLTQSIDEGVKALHIAITQTYAGQDIVVLGYSQSATIASLEMDALAQAGVDPTSVHFVLLGDPNNPNGGLYARQFGTPGLPSVFAPTNPNTPFQTDIYTIQYDGFAHFPRYPINLLADINAGMGMAYAHLGYASLTPEQLASAQQLATSPGYNGNTTYYMIPSETLPLLEPLNQLQQAVPILRPVVEPFIDLTQPTLKYVVDLGYDDPFAPTTYANEVTPFGLFPNLDPVNVLVGLDQSNAAGINAALAYYGLPPLAHANVPVLMNALTQLDPALAQQCGEARAEFFASAATDLSNWLNGATGGAAQQMVNNIGIYTASFTYQIVHPSWVGAILESLK, via the coding sequence GTGTCGTTTGTGATCGCCACCCCGGAAACGGTGGCGGCGGCGGCCGCGGATTTGGTGAATATCGGTTCCGCGATCGACGACGCCAACGCCGCCGCTGCGGCCCTGACCACGGAATTGGTGCCGGCCGCCAAGGACGAGATCTCGGCGGCCATCGCACGGTTGTTCGGCGCGTACGCCCAGGAATATCAGGCCCTCGGCGTCCAGGCGGCCGCGTTTCACGGTCAGTTGGTGCAGGCGCTGAACGCGGGCGCCGGGGCGTACGCCGCCGCCGAGGCCGCCAACGCGTCGCTGCTTCAGACGGCCCAGCAGGATGTGCTGAACGCGGTCAACGCGCCCACTCGTGCGCTGCTGGGACGCCCGCTGATCGGCGACGGCGCCAACGGGACAACCGTCAACGGGGTGGGCCAGCCCGGCGGGGCCGGCGGGATCCTGTACGGAAACGGGGGCAACGGGGGAAACAGCACGAACGTCGGGGTCGCCGGCGGCAACGGGGGAGCCGCCGGGCTCTTCGGCAACGGCGGAACCGGTGGGACCGGCGGACCCGGCGGCAATGGCGGGCTCGGCGGCAACGCCGGGCTGTTCGGCATCGGCGGGGCGGGCGGAACCGGTGGGGCGGGGACGGCCGCCGCCCCGCCCGGCACGGGCGGACCCGGGGGCCTGGGCGGGCTGATCTACGGCACCGGCGGGGCCGGGGGCACCGGCGGTGCCGCTCTGGACGGCAGCATTGGCTACGGCGGCCCCGGTGGGCTCGGCGGCAACGCGCGATTCTTCGGTGCCGGCGGGGCCGGCGGGGCCGGCGGAGTCAACACCGCCAACCCCCTGGGCGTCGGCGGGCCGGGCGGAACCGGTGGCAATGGCGGCATACTGTACGGCGACGGCGGCGCAGGTGGCAATGGCGGCGCTGGCGCTCAGGGGGCCGGACCGGGCGGCGGTGGCGGGGCCGCCGTCGGCACGTTCGGCGGCAGTCCCGGCGCCAATGGCGGCGGGGGCACCGGCACCGTGTCCGCGCCCGCAAGCGGCGGCGGCCCGATTGCGCTCATCATGGGCGGCACCGGGCTCGACGGCGGCACGCTGCGCTCCGGGCTGCCGACTCCGGCGTTCTTTGACGGCGTCGTCAGCCGATTCATCAATCCGTTGTACGGGCCGATCAACTCCATCGGCCTGGCAACCCCCGAGCAATCCGCGCCGAACACCGGGCTTTTCGACCTGAGCCTCACCCAGTCGATCGACGAAGGCGTGAAGGCGTTGCACATCGCGATCACCCAGACCTATGCGGGACAAGACATCGTCGTCCTCGGCTACTCCCAAAGCGCCACTATCGCCTCGCTGGAAATGGACGCACTCGCACAGGCCGGCGTCGATCCCACATCGGTGCACTTCGTGCTGCTGGGCGATCCCAACAATCCCAACGGGGGCTTATATGCGCGACAATTCGGCACCCCGGGTCTGCCGAGCGTGTTCGCACCGACCAACCCGAATACCCCGTTCCAAACCGACATTTACACCATCCAGTACGACGGCTTCGCGCACTTCCCCCGCTATCCCATCAACCTCCTGGCAGACATCAATGCGGGCATGGGAATGGCCTACGCGCACCTGGGCTACGCGTCGCTGACGCCCGAACAACTTGCCAGCGCACAACAACTGGCGACGTCGCCGGGCTACAACGGCAACACCACCTACTACATGATCCCGAGCGAGACCCTGCCGCTCCTGGAGCCGCTGAATCAGCTGCAGCAGGCGGTGCCGATCCTGCGGCCGGTCGTCGAGCCGTTTATCGATTTGACGCAGCCGACCTTGAAGTACGTTGTCGATTTGGGTTACGACGATCCTTTCGCCCCAACGACATACGCGAACGAGGTGACCCCGTTCGGGCTGTTCCCGAACCTCGACCCCGTCAACGTTCTTGTGGGCTTAGACCAGAGCAACGCGGCCGGAATCAACGCCGCTCTGGCCTACTATGGGTTGCCGCCGCTCGCCCACGCCAATGTGCCCGTGCTGATGAATGCGCTGACACAGCTCGATCCGGCCTTGGCGCAACAGTGCGGTGAAGCGCGTGCCGAATTCTTCGCATCGGCGGCTACCGACCTCAGCAACTGGCTGAACGGCGCGACGGGCGGCGCCGCTCAGCAAATGGTCAATAACATCGGCATCTATACCGCTTCCTTCACCTACCAAATCGTGCATCCTTCGTGGGTGGGGGCAATCCTCGAGTCGTTGAAATGA
- a CDS encoding TylF/MycF/NovP-related O-methyltransferase, whose product MLTELRSALAAGGLARKIRRNHLTYLSYERLASLKLAADEVRGVPGAVIECGVALGGSGILLARALKDREFHGYDVFGQIPPPGPDDPSEAHERYAVIASGQSEGLAGDTYYGYLGDLLPRVSASFTRYGVRPHLHPGLFEDTLNPDWPIALAHLDCDWYDPVKLCLERITPWLTTGARVIIDDYFVYGGAKKATDEHLNAYPGFTTVREAGHLVLGYAAAVG is encoded by the coding sequence ATGCTTACCGAGCTTCGCAGCGCGTTGGCTGCCGGGGGATTGGCGAGGAAAATCCGCAGGAACCATCTCACCTATCTGAGTTACGAAAGGCTCGCCAGTTTGAAGCTTGCCGCCGACGAAGTCCGCGGCGTGCCGGGAGCGGTCATCGAGTGCGGTGTCGCCCTGGGAGGCTCGGGAATCTTACTCGCCAGAGCCCTCAAAGACCGAGAATTTCACGGCTACGACGTGTTCGGCCAAATTCCTCCGCCGGGGCCGGATGACCCGTCCGAGGCACACGAGCGGTATGCGGTGATCGCCTCCGGCCAGTCCGAGGGGTTAGCCGGGGACACGTATTACGGATACCTGGGCGATCTGCTGCCCCGGGTGTCCGCATCGTTCACCAGGTACGGTGTGCGGCCGCACCTGCACCCGGGGCTGTTCGAGGACACGTTGAACCCCGACTGGCCGATCGCTTTGGCGCACCTAGACTGTGACTGGTATGACCCCGTCAAGCTCTGCCTGGAACGGATCACGCCCTGGCTGACGACGGGCGCGCGGGTGATTATCGACGACTATTTCGTCTACGGTGGCGCCAAGAAGGCCACCGACGAACACCTCAACGCGTATCCCGGATTCACGACCGTGCGGGAGGCGGGTCATCTGGTGCTCGGCTACGCTGCCGCCGTCGGATAG
- a CDS encoding class I SAM-dependent methyltransferase has translation MVRRLLVFPTLFSSSRWHLDRWIAEAGRVGTGKSFRVLDAGAGIAPYRKHFEHVTYETADFGEVDKEYSHLDYVCRLEELPMADETYDLVLCSQVLEHIPDPLPVLREIRRVLKPGGQAWLSAPLCYEEHEVPYDFYRYTQFAWRHMAAEAGFTVESLEWLEGYYGTISYQLMMASNNLPMIWLPVQLVFFVLSLVFGFLDTRFKITGMGMPKNYRCVLRRPGPD, from the coding sequence GTGGTCCGGCGCTTGCTTGTCTTCCCGACGCTGTTCAGTTCTTCACGTTGGCACCTGGACCGATGGATCGCCGAAGCCGGCCGGGTGGGTACCGGCAAGTCGTTCCGTGTGCTGGACGCCGGGGCGGGAATTGCGCCGTATCGCAAGCACTTCGAGCATGTCACGTACGAGACTGCCGACTTCGGCGAGGTCGACAAGGAGTACTCTCATCTCGACTACGTTTGTCGGCTCGAGGAACTCCCGATGGCTGACGAGACGTATGATCTCGTGCTCTGCAGCCAGGTGTTGGAGCACATCCCCGATCCGCTGCCCGTCCTTCGCGAGATCAGGCGCGTACTGAAGCCTGGTGGGCAAGCGTGGCTCAGCGCACCGCTCTGCTACGAAGAACACGAGGTGCCCTATGACTTCTATCGCTATACGCAGTTCGCATGGCGGCACATGGCCGCCGAAGCCGGCTTCACCGTGGAGTCACTCGAATGGCTTGAGGGGTACTACGGCACCATCAGCTATCAGCTGATGATGGCAAGCAATAACTTGCCGATGATATGGCTGCCCGTTCAACTCGTCTTTTTCGTGCTGTCCTTGGTTTTCGGGTTCCTGGACACCAGATTCAAGATCACCGGCATGGGCATGCCGAAGAACTACCGCTGCGTGCTGCGACGGCCTGGCCCCGACTAG
- a CDS encoding class I SAM-dependent methyltransferase, whose protein sequence is MLRGLATFLRKTDYQRWSDPTSFEASWEPRTARAAELVPNRSRVIEFGAGNRTLEQSLDPSCAYVPSDIVDRGPGTLVCNLNERPLPDLGAGVYDVAVMLGVLEYLRDVPSVLDWLAKQIPVCVVSYVCLESQRYSLRGMRETRGRLRGGWMNNYREHELRSLFQERGYEQLSVESCIGNRLFVFSQRR, encoded by the coding sequence GTGCTGAGGGGACTCGCCACGTTTCTCCGGAAGACCGACTACCAGCGCTGGTCCGATCCCACCAGCTTCGAGGCGTCGTGGGAGCCCCGGACCGCGCGGGCCGCCGAGCTGGTGCCAAACCGCAGTCGTGTCATCGAGTTTGGAGCGGGCAATCGAACCCTCGAGCAATCCCTCGACCCGTCTTGCGCCTATGTGCCATCCGACATCGTCGACCGGGGGCCGGGGACTCTCGTTTGCAATCTCAACGAGAGGCCGCTGCCAGACCTGGGCGCCGGCGTTTACGACGTCGCCGTGATGCTGGGGGTGCTGGAATACCTGCGCGACGTGCCCTCGGTGCTCGATTGGCTGGCGAAGCAGATCCCGGTCTGCGTGGTCTCGTATGTTTGCTTGGAATCCCAACGGTATTCGCTGCGTGGCATGCGCGAGACTCGTGGGCGTCTGCGGGGTGGTTGGATGAACAACTATCGCGAACACGAGCTTCGCTCACTCTTCCAAGAACGAGGCTATGAACAACTCTCGGTGGAGAGCTGTATCGGCAATCGGTTGTTCGTTTTTTCGCAGCGCCGCTGA